The following coding sequences lie in one Arachis hypogaea cultivar Tifrunner chromosome 9, arahy.Tifrunner.gnm2.J5K5, whole genome shotgun sequence genomic window:
- the LOC112711556 gene encoding heat stress transcription factor A-5 — MEGGAPQSTGGGAGGGPAPFLLKTYDMVDDSATDDIVSWNSSTNNSFVVWNPPEFARLLLPTYFKHNNFSSFIRQLNTYGFHKIHPERWEFANDDFMKDQKHLLKNIHRRKPIHSHSHPPGSVVDPERAAFEEEIEKLNREKSSIESNIFSFKQHQSTAKLHLEEFQQRLDGMEKRQKHLLNIFEKALQNPTFVEQFSRKIESMDLSAYNKKRRLPQVDDMQPVVESSFVDNPNNFRMEFGNVFHQDFSNKLRLELSPAVSDMNLVSRSTQSSNEDGESPQKKISEGEQTGTQTRTSVPFAPETLELADTGASFTFKMDSCLSQRATNSESPKLCTLEPSSEEGDSHISCQLTLASCPFKVNRNPYSAKASQIDSQEIGKLAEPRFHSNSKESDSGVFSNRNQANDATNLASSLETPSNNQVTQPNRVNDVFWEQFLTERPGCSDNEEAISNYRGNPCDEQDEGRLNARNVKNMDQLTL, encoded by the exons ATGGAGGGAGGAGCACCGCAATCCACCGGAGGAGGAGCAGGAGGTGGACCGGCGCCGTTCTTGTTGAAGACTTATGACATGGTTGACGATTCCGCCACCGATGACATCGTTTCTTGGAACAGCTCCACCAACAACAGCTTTGTTGTTTGGAACCCGCCAGAGTTTGCGCGCCTTCTTCTACCTACCTATTTCAAGCATAACAACTTTTCTAGCTTCATCCGCCAGCTTAATACCTAT GGATTTCACAAAATACATCCTGAACGGTGGGAGTTTGCTAATGATGATTTTATGAAAGACCAAAAGCATCTTCTTAAGAATATCCACCGCCGGAAACCCATTCACAGTCATAGTCATCCTCCCGGCTCTGTTGTGGATCCAGAAAGGGCAGCATTTGAGGAAGAAATTGAAAAACTTAACCGTGAGAAATCTTCCATTGAATCTAATATTTTCAGCTTTAAACAACATCAATCAACAGCGAAGCTTCATCTAGAAGAGTTTCAGCAGCGATTAGATGGTATGGAGAAGAGGCAGAAACATTTGCTGAACATTTTCGAGAAGGCTCTTCAGAATCCTACTTTTGTTGAACAGTTTTCCCGGAAAATTGAGTCCATGGATTTATCAGCATATAACAAGAAAAGACGATTGCCTCAAGTTGATGACATGCAACCTGTTGTAGAAAGTAGTTTTGTGGACAATCCTAACAATTTTAGAATGGAATTTGGGAACGTTTTCCATCAAGATTTCTCGAACAAACTCAGACTGGAATTGTCACCAGCTGTGTCAGATATGAACTTAGTGTCACGTAGCACACAAAGTTCAAATGAAGATGGGGAAAGTCCACAGAAGAAAATATCTGAAGGTGAACAAACAGGAACCCAGACAAGAACATCTGTTCCTTTTGCACCGGAAACATTGGAGCTTGCTGATACCGGGGCATCTTTTACTTTCAAGATGGATTCATGTTTATCACAAAGAGCGACAAATTCTGAGAGCCCAAAACTGTGTACGTTGGAGCCAAGTAGTGAAGAAGGTGACAGTCACATATCCTGCCAACTTACTTTGGCATCGTGCCCGTTTAAGGTCAATAGAAATCCATACTCAGCAAAAGCATCCCAAATAGATTCTCAAGAAATTGGCAAGCTGGCAGAGCCTAGGTTTCATTCCAACAGTAAAGAATCCGACAGTGGAGTTTTCTCAAACCGAAACCAAGCTAATGATGCAACCAATTTGGCTTCTTCACTGGAAACTCCAAGTAACAACCAAGTTACTCAGCCAAACAGGGTAAATGATGTGTTTTGGGAACAGTTCCTTACTGAAAGACCAGGCTGCTCAGACAATGAAGAGGCAATATCCAATTACAGAGGAAACCCATGCGATGAGCAAGATGAAGGAAGGTTGAATGCAAGGAATGTTAAGAACATGGATCAGCTTACACTTTAA